Genomic DNA from Cydia fagiglandana chromosome 3, ilCydFagi1.1, whole genome shotgun sequence:
cgacgaaatcgcggagtgagtcatgCCTGATTTAGGTCACAACAGTCACACGATGGCAAACCCTCCAACGTTCACGGTCCCTGTAATGACTTTTCGTACCCCAACGCGGTAACAactattttgatgacgtcattacGCAGCACATGGTTCCTACACTGTGATCAATAAAAACTGTCATATGGTGCATCTGAACTAGGTTGCCACAAGGGAATACTTtgtattaaataggtacctaagtatgtcCGATTTTATTATAAGAAGTAAATGAACTCGAATTTCTAGAAGCAGGACTCAAGGTTGCAATTCATAATTTTTGGCAAcaaatttttcaaaaactgcACCTTAAATTAACCAAATAAATTTATATCCCCGAATAAGACTCAGTCGGTTCAGAGTTAGCAAACTAGTTCGGAATTTGGTAGCCAGTGAATACTTTTATTTGAAGAGCGATCGGGAACCATTGGGAGCCCTTTTGTTTGATTTTAATGAAAACGATTTTGGGTTGCAAATACCTGGTTTTACGAATGAATCCTTTACATATTTTATGAAGCTGGAAGTTCCAACAGGGGAGCATAACTGTTGGTTTGTTTTCTACATTCAGAAGTGGCACAATAACTCTACCATAGACACATTAACATTATCAACATTATGCATTTTAGTTACAACACTTACAACATAATGCATATTACTACTAGGTATTAGAAAATGTGCAAATTATCATGATTTCATaaataagtaactaaaataaaaaacttgAAATATGACATTCTATCAGAACCGTaaaccaagtgtcaaattgtactggtaatcatgatAACTCCaagtttaatcggttaaccccgggttagtggaatggttcAAGTGGAGCTAGCTAAAATGACCGACTTTAACTCTGTATACCTTTAAACTGTATTTATAAGTagttgaaattattatttttgacaaaTGCGTTGTCCATTTTACGCCAAATACACAAAGGTAAGGATGACAAAGGTAAGAAACGATGTACAAACACAAAGAAAACCAGTAGGAACTTGCAAATTTATTACAACCGCACCAAAACAATTTACACAACTTTCACTAAAGCATAGTTGAAAGATTGTTCCTCTACTTTCGGGCCTTATCCCCGTTGTCTCTTTGAGGGACGTGTACCTTCTCAAATAGTGTGCCGAGCTCTCCATAGCGTCGTTCGTCACCAAAATTCTCAGTTACGTCATTTCTGAAAACCTTGTTGCCTTCAAATACAGAAACAGGCATTTGGCCGGCTGAGCGCAGATTTTTATTTCTTCTTTCCAATGGGTTTTTAGGAAAAAATTGTGTAAAGAAGCCATAGGAATCACAGATGCCCGACGCTGCTTGAAGTATTGATGAGACTGCCATTTGATCTTCGAGTCGCCGCTGGATAGCGGTGGCTTGCATATTTGCAACGATAGTTTGATATTTCGCTTCTAGTTTGTCTACAGCTTTTTTCGTTTCATCCTGACTGTCACCGGCTACTTCATTGATGATTTGAGCTCTTTGCCTGACTAATTGTATTTGAAACGAACATTCTACTAAATGTTTCTCTCGCTGCAATAAAGCAAGTTTAGATTCATACGCTCTGACACATTTCATTTTGGCTTTCTCCAATTTGATAATACGGTTTTGCAATATGTGATTTTGTATTCTAAATTGATCATCCTGTTCTTCATTAGGCCTATCTAACAACTTATTCAAAATTGATTGCAAATGTTCCTTACCAAATTTGTTTTGCTCTGATAGGCGTACTATCTCTGTTTCTTTCTGCTGTATAATTTTATCTTTCTCTGCAATAATTTCATCTTTTGATATGTTTATGTCTCTAAGctctttaattttaatttcatattGGTTTTTTTGGTCTTCCAGTTTATTTTCAAACATCTGTCTTGTTTCATGTTTGATAGATGATTTGATGTTGAATAATTCTAATTTATGTCTGGCTTGAATTTCTTCAATTTCTTGATTTTTgaaattattcaaattattgaTAAATTCTTGCATACTTTGAACTTTATCTATTAGCGCATTCCTAACATCCTTTTCtacttttaatttcattttcaaAGAATTTAAAGTAGTGTTGCTATCATGCAAGCGCATAAAAAGGGTGGATGTATTATCTTTTTCTTGAGATTCGTCAGCGGCATCGTCTTCATTTGTTTTTTCTTTCATCTCGTTTAGTTCAAGATGTAATAATGCATTTTGCTTTTTAATTTCTTGCAATTTCGAAATAATGTTATGAGTGCGGTATATATAGGTTTCAGGTAACTGTAATTCTACACGTGGCTGTATAATACTTTGATTTTGGTGGGAATAGCTAGTTTGTTTAAAAGACAATTTCTCATTACTCTCTGTTGTGGTTGTTTCACTACTCATCATTGTGGCAACCTTCTTGTCTAAAACTACTGAATTGTGAAAGGGTTCTACAGTTTgtgttttcaaagatttgttgAAATGTATCATATTACTTGCCTCTTCACAATCAAGAAGAAAACATCCGACTTCAGATGACGGTACTTCACTTAACGTCGGCTCACTGATAGGCATCAACTCCTTATCTGTAGGTTCTTCCAAAAACGGCTTATCAAGGATTCCTTTCGAGAGTTGGTAGCAAAGTGTGACAATATATTTATTCCGGAGAATTTTTTCGTGACTCTTACAAGCACAAAGTCGTTTGATCCATGCACTGCAGATACACGCTAACTCTCGATCCTTAAGTTGAGATATATGTGGCCGCATGATCTCTAAAAACTGTTCATATTCCCGGTCAAGATAATTTATATATTCTTCCATTATTGCGAAAACAATTTTGTCGGGTGTTCAATTCTTCCTGATTCTGTCATAACTATGACAGATTTATGACATGACATTAACATTAAAAGAGTTATAAGTTTGCTAGGGgtagataaatattattatctttGAGGTAAACACCGGAATAGCTAAGgtcgcctccagaaactcgcgaactaaattgacatgagtttgacaaataaaatgataccaggaatagcaaagaaaaaatagtcacgagtatatgtcgataaaatgatatcgataagtaggtaagttattGCAATTACTACCCAAGTCATagttataaaggggtcacaaccgATTTCGATTTATATGAATGTCACGAGAGAAGTGGTTGATTCAATTGTAAGATTATGATGTgacgttaccgatcaaatcaggaggtgcgtatacgaaactgacaaatttctatcctagagtcggaccaagaaaagtctgcagtggatttgacagcccacgcagtgtaagtgttatttatacgtcataatttcataaaattttgacgtttaaaataactcgtgcactgcgtgggttatcaaatccgctgcagacttttcttggtctgactctatgcaggtttgggggcaagttgtttgtTTCAAGAtctcggttgtcgccataaatctaaaatcggtgacttaattttatacatgtgaccagtagatgacacaaattaaatgagaaattaatcacattgtACGAAATATTTCCCCATCAGGGCCggcctttttttgtattttgatcCAAAATCACTGTTTTTATGTTATCACCTTACTTGTtattctagctgtaagttttcctaacaaatgaaacaaaataacttcCCTTATGCTCCATGAAAAATGGTCCAAACCATACTCACAAATAATCAACtggatcaaagtcaaaatacaaatacttaccAATCATCAGAGCGGTCTCTCTAAGAATTAGAGGAACGAGAAGAAGGATAGTAAGATTTGGATCTGAAGACGGCTGTGGAATACCCATCCTTGAAGATTAGATTTCTCTTTTTTCTACCGCACAACTGTTatttaaatacgtttaaaatttgtattatttaaccTAACAAATGTGTTATACCccaataatatattaattacaataatatgtttatccaatatccttaTTGTCTCTATTactattaaattgcacaattttcgaaataccaagtaacttgtaaaataaattacttaaagacaaactgaccgcgcaacagtagcgcccctaacggtgaattctcgcgatattctctaattcaaacttttttgaaaatatcgatatgcacagcactggccaaactgtggtatcatttgtgcacattgacctgtcaatttagttcgcgagattctggaggcaactgtaacTTTCAGattaattttctatggaaaatagGCAAAAAGAGGTCACAATCAAGCGATTAAGTACatagagttaggccaagaaaagtctgcagcgattttgataccttgcgcagtgcaagtgtcattttaaacgtcaaacttctatgaaattataacgtttaaataatacttaccctgcgtgggctatcaaaatcgctgcagacctttcttggtctaattccaTTGCACTataaattttcgacgtagttacgtaatgcgCTTATTATAGCACTGATGTCGTAATGGAgtaccagatgtactgtaaacgTTATTAAATGTCAACGAGCCAGGACAACAATGAACATTATCCGGGAATATCGCAACTAACTAACAATGGATATTGCTGGCTTCTCAAAACAAAATTTCTGGGAATTCCTCCATTCATACCAGTATTGTGGAAGGGAAATTAATCAATACTATTGCTTGTTTGTGATcctactagagtcagaccaagtaATGTCTGCAGCGGATTCGATAGGCCCACGCAgtgtcagtgttatttatacgtcataatttcataaaattttgacgtttaaaataacacgtgcactgcgtgggctaccaaatccgctgcagacttttcttggtccaactctagtAAATATCAACTGCGGAAGCCTTTAAAAGCATCACATTTTCCTTGGGCATTTAATAATCGATCGGGGCCTTAAGGCGCTTACAGACCCTTAAGTCCTTCTCAAAAGAAACTCATTATAAATTCGTATTACTTATAaaagattgtttttttttacctatGTCATAATCTTCTCAACTATTGTGAGGGTTTAAAAGGTTTTTGATTTTCAATCTTTGATGGTCGCGGAAGGGCTTTGTCAGGAAATGGGCTTAAGCATAATGGAGAATGCtttcccttggttaacaatctcaTATTATTCGTTACTCTCAGGCTATAGTCTGTATATTTAGATTGCTCACATTAACAGACTCAAAAAAAAGATGTTTTGGATAAACAACATCAAATACGTTTTATAAATTTTTTCTAAggatttgtgtattttttagtTTGGTCGAAGCGTAATTCTCATTGTTAGAAATTAGTGCCTCTTCTATTAATTCTTAGGATTGAATTACCTTGCGACCTTgctaaggccgccggaagacgctggatgcgggtcgcttccaaccggtacgaacggaggtccaaggggggcctatgttcagcagtggacgtcttatggctgagatgatgatgatgatgatgatgatgatgagaaggATTAAATTAACAAAACGCACACCGAGCTCCATAAGAAAAAGCTTAAAGGAAGAGTTTTAAAATAACGAGGATGAATCATTTATTGCAATATTTAAAGCTTACTCAATTCTAATATTTTCTTGTTTAAATACAACGCGGTGGTTATTTAAATCATCTTCTTACTTTTGAATCTCAATCAAGCTTTTAATCTTCGATTTATGTTTACCTCATTTTTTTAAGGGCCGTGTTTTTTTCCTCATTATAAGTACCCATAAAATATTACCATTTTCATCAGTAGCTACGGTCTATATACCGCCGTCTTAAGTGGGGTTAATCGAATTGCAGCCTTAAGTGGTGGGTGGAGGGTTGAAAGTCGAGTCGGTCGGCGGAGTATTTAGTGATTTACCTTCCCGTCCTGTTTGATTTGGAAGTCCGTTGTCGCTGTGGTTAATTTAAGACATGAGCTTTGAGCGGACATTGAAAAAGGAGCAAAGGTGACATTCTGATGTCAACAGCAGCTACATCCCACGGCATTACTGATGATGCCGCGCTGtacgttaaggtgacagtccatttccaacgtcagctgcattactgttcgaCGTTACTGTCATTCATTGCCTTGTGagtcattttactatggaaattgacaataatggtacctaacattccatttctgaccgcagctgcacgacTGGTACtgaacttcttcttcttccagtgCCATCTCCTACCGGAGGTCGGCTATCATGAGGGCTATACGAACTTTAGACACAGCTGCGCGGAATAATGAGCGTGTGCTCTGCTTGAACCATGTTCGGAGATTTTGGAGCCATGAGTTACGTCTTCTTCCGGATGATCTTTTCCCTTGGATCtttccttgtataataagttgaAGGAGTTCATACTTCTCGTTTCGCATGATATGACCGAGGTACTGTAGCTTGCGTGTTTTGACGGTCTTTAAAACCTCGACCTCTTTATTTACTAACTGCAGCACTCTCTCGTTAGTTATTCTATCCGTCCATGATATTTTCAGGATTTTCAGGattggtactgaacgcgtcgctgttattgtcaatttccatagtaaaatgaacagtattgcagctgtcgttggaaatggactgtcaccttataATCGAGTGTCGGAACAGAGaaatgcagctgcggtcagcaatggaatgttacctttacaGATACAGCGCCCTGGTCAAGGACGCACCTGTAATGTCGCAAC
This window encodes:
- the LOC134680279 gene encoding GRIP and coiled-coil domain-containing protein 2-like, with protein sequence MEEYINYLDREYEQFLEIMRPHISQLKDRELACICSAWIKRLCACKSHEKILRNKYIVTLCYQLSKGILDKPFLEEPTDKELMPISEPTLSEVPSSEVGCFLLDCEEASNMIHFNKSLKTQTVEPFHNSVVLDKKVATMMSSETTTTESNEKLSFKQTSYSHQNQSIIQPRVELQLPETYIYRTHNIISKLQEIKKQNALLHLELNEMKEKTNEDDAADESQEKDNTSTLFMRLHDSNTTLNSLKMKLKVEKDVRNALIDKVQSMQEFINNLNNFKNQEIEEIQARHKLELFNIKSSIKHETRQMFENKLEDQKNQYEIKIKELRDINISKDEIIAEKDKIIQQKETEIVRLSEQNKFGKEHLQSILNKLLDRPNEEQDDQFRIQNHILQNRIIKLEKAKMKCVRAYESKLALLQREKHLVECSFQIQLVRQRAQIINEVAGDSQDETKKAVDKLEAKYQTIVANMQATAIQRRLEDQMAVSSILQAASGICDSYGFFTQFFPKNPLERRNKNLRSAGQMPVSVFEGNKVFRNDVTENFGDERRYGELGTLFEKVHVPQRDNGDKARK